The following nucleotide sequence is from Juglans microcarpa x Juglans regia isolate MS1-56 chromosome 6D, Jm3101_v1.0, whole genome shotgun sequence.
GAGTCACTTTTATGTTTTAGGTACATTACATTGCATGTCTGATATGCTTGTAAAAGATGAAGAAGTgatttcctctttttttatatattattttaaaatgctTTGATAATTTGGTCAATCATgcctaggtgttgctcttgtatgtGTCCCatgtacctgggctatgcctagtTCTCATCAAAATTCTTGTTtactgaaaacaaaatatgCTTTGATAATTTTTTCTACCATATGCTCAAAAAAGCCTACAGATAAACCTGTTCCCAATGCAACCTTACAAGTTACGGGTGCTGTTGGTTGGCGAAGAGAAGGCCTAGTTTATAAGAAGAATGAGGTGATTAgtatttccatttcttttctgcATTCAATAAAGCCATGCCGGATTCTTTCAAGAGTTATCCTGTACAGGTCTTTCTGGATATTGTGGAAAGTGTAAATCTTCTTATGTCTTCGAAAGGTGGGTAGTGGTTTTTTGTGGTATTTTGCACGGCCTTTCTTAATTTTGTCACTTCTAATCAGTTTGTTCAATATAGGTAGTGTTCTGCGTTGTGATGTAACGGGGAAGATTCTTATGAAGTGCTTCCTGTCTGGAATGCCTGATCTTAAGTTGggtttaaatgataaaattggcCTTGAGAAAGAGTCACAGCTTAAATCCCGTCCTACCAAAAGGTAATTTGATGACACTTGTCTAAATCTTCCCTATTCTTCCTAAAAATGCCTTTTTATTGTTCTATTACTCATATTATCTGCTTATTTGTTCcctttagaaaattttattttgccttaatttttgtttagtCGTTTTCACTCTTCACATACAGAATAGGCCATACAAGAGGACTACTTGACTTGACTTCTGCTTGTGCCTCATCCATTCGTTATCTCGATAGTTACAATGTGATTGCCATTAAAAATCAGATTTGTCTTTACATTGTTTCTTCCTTTCCTCATTGCCCTCCTTTtcttcggttttttttttttgttgggttgtGGGGAGGAGATGATAATTGGTACGATCCGATTGGTCTTGGAGGCACTTTTTGTACTGGACCGATTCACCGGACCAAACCAATCTCTATCAGTCCAGTTGGTCTTATGGCATTCAGTCTGGGCCTTGCTAATTTTGGGCCAATTTGCTGTTAAGGTCCAGTTGACAAAAACTGAGCTGAAAAAGGGTATTTGAAGCAATTTGCTTGGTTACAATGTACAATTTATCacataaaaattgtattataatatgtataatatattatataaaaaaatataaaaaaatcatatattttggTTGTTCTGATACGGTTCATGGTGGAAAACCCCACCCTAAGACCGGGCCAAAGATCAAACATTTCCTAAATGTTGGACAGTGACTGACTTGTTCAGTATATTTCTCTTTTCCATTAAGGAATCTCTCATGAACACATTGTGTGTACTTGGGATATGCCTTCATTTTACATCAGTATAATTattgattacttatcaaaaacataaaactaaGAGGGTTTAATTTAATGGTTGGTAGTTTACAACTAGtttacatttcattttaaaacaacCAATATAATTGTgacatttctttaaaaaataatttcaattttacataactgcccttcattttaagtagagtggtaaaatagttgtaaactaATTGTAAgttaatcattttccttttgggaaAACATTTGATCCGTTATTGCACATGCATTTTGGCCTTGCACAAATATACTTCAAATTACTAGTTTTATGCAGTGCTGGATTGTTCTGGACagtatttttatagtttttgtcTGATCACTTCATCGTTGGTTCTTTAACAATGCTATATTTTGCAGTGGTAAAACAATAGAGCTCGATGATGTTACTTTCCATCAATGTGTGAATTTGACGAGGTTTAACTCAGAGAAGACTGTGAGTTTTGTGCCACCAGATGGTGAATTTGAATTGATGAAGTAAGCtcacaaatattctcacttGACAATATGTTATATAATCTGTGCACTATCTTTGATATGCAGTAATCTATGCAACTAGATGCACTTCCCTCCACCCCTTCCCCCTTTGAAATTCTCTTTTGTAAACTTGCTGATGTGCTTATCCAATTTATGTTATCTGTTATCTGCTctatgtaagatttttttttttcaatcaagaaAAAGGGCGGGCAATTctgattttttgttattagtgATCTCTTGTAAGTTGTAAtaatggaatatttaattatatttcaacTATCTATGAATCTGGTAGCCTGAGAGATTaccaactttattttttattttatagcattAAGTTTACCAATGACGTTGTCAATGGTAAAACAACCTGATGCTATCAAGCGTGATATCACACTAGTCACACCCTAACTTTTGGAGATCAGAAATGAAATGCCAATAAGCTGCACGAACTAGTATGCTATTTGCGATTTGGATCTATGCATCGTGTCAAACTTCATTCTCTACTCTTCCCAAATGTGTGCCCTTTTGCTTAAAGATCCACTTTTGCCATTATTTTAGGCTTTAtgatctttttaatattatttgtgttGAAAACATCTTGACAGCCTCATTTCATTCCTTACCTATTATGGTCCTCACCTAGCTTACATCTCATGTGCTgttctttctcaaaattaaagTTATCCATCTTACTTCACCTTTGCAGCTATGCTGGTTCTGTTACTTTCACATTGGAAGGGCTTTTGCATAACCCTTAGATATGAATACCctttctttttggatttttgttttcaacTGCTTCTATAACTTGGTGTCTCACAATTTTTATGTGATTAGCCTCTTATTATCcaagtttttgttattttatatttccttATTGAGGGTCCatttattgggttttaattACTGCCTATCTCTGTCACTATATCTACCATAGGTATCGTATTACTGAGGGTGTTAATCTTCCATTCCGAGTATTGCCAACAATTAAGGAACTTGGTAGAACACGCATGGAAGTAAATGTCAAGGTTTGTAATTTTTAGTTGTCCAGGCTTCCAGTCTCTGAATGGTTTCCCCATTAgcttatatatgtttatattcaGGTAAAGAGTGTCTTTGGCGCAAAAATGTTTGCCCTTGGCGTGGTCATCAAAATTCCTGTACCAAAACAAACTGCAAAAACAAGTTTCCAAGTGACATCAGGTCGAGCAAAGTACAATGCAGCTATTGATTGCTTGGTTTGGAAGTGAGTGTCTTAATTCGATACCTTCTGAAAGTTTAAAGTTTCAGTtccttttaatatatttcaacTTTGCAACAtggtataattttattaaactatTGTATGTAGAAGATTGCTGCATGCATTCTTCTCATATTAAACATGGAAGCGCCCCCAAAAAATTCTGATGCAGGCTTggaattattaaatattttcttcaatgtaaaaatattttcttcaatgaTTTCACCTCAATCATATTTCTGTTTGTTCCTACTGTACTTcacctcttttccttttacattttttccCAAAGCCTAAGATTTGACACTTTTAGCTCTGGGAGGATTGCCTTTTTTGTAACTGGTTTGCACACCCTTGGTgctttttaatgtgtttttatacagaaagaaaaaaagaacagaaatggGGATGGTGACTGGAAGGTGCAAATTTTTGTAAGGATGATTCTCTGCTGACTCTTACATTGAGTTGAGCTCAGTGAGACAGATAAGAGACCATACATAGGCTATTAAAGCTGACCTACTAACAGCACGTGGTGTTTGGTTCTTAGAGCAACATGGGACCAGAGAAGAATGTTGAGGATTTGAGTGGGAGGATTTTTATGTCCCACTAAGTCCCACGTTGGGTGGGAGAAATATGATTGACGTGAAATCAgaactattaatatatacaatatttacatataaaaaaatatacaatattagAGAAGCATGGCCCCTCTGGTGCCGTCTCTAAGCCCTGCCTCTCTCCAACCataaaaaggaggaaaaaaattataactgaAAATATCTTTTACTCAGTACCTGTGACAAGTTTTTTAGTTGAATTAGCTTGTCACTTTCATTCATTATTTATGTGCCATGTCTGGATGCTTCATCTCTAGTTTTAGTGCAATTGATGTTACTcacttcaatattttcaaaactttgtaGAATAAGAAAATTTCCTGGTCAAACTGAGCCAACCATGAGTGCAGAAGTTGAGTTGATTTCAACAATCGCAGAAAAGAAATCTTGGACAAGGCCACCAATCCAGATGGAGTTCCAGGTGCTTAATCAGTTgccatttctaattttttgtcaGTCTTAATGCCCATGTTAAATAAGCATAAGAATGGGAAGAACAATCTTTCTACATTTGACAAGAATGATATTGGATTAGGAAAGAGAATAACCAGCCAATTAGTTATAAACTACAAAATGAAACTTCGAATGTCTTTCTGTGATTATTACTATCTTTTTAAATCCACCAGTGACAAATGAAAGTTGTGGGGGCTCCTTTTTTCCACTACTCTTAAAATATGTTTCCTGAGATATTATATGACaatcataagtaaaataatGAGGACGGGCTCTTTTAATAGATGAGTCATAAAATGCATTTGAAAGATGCCAACAACATTAAAGTCGTTGATTTGGCTTTCTCGAGATCTGTAACGAGGttgagaaaagaagaaatgtaGAATTTGACATCtgatatttaatcatttttgggCTTGCTTTGAAATATTTATACTATGTCAGTCATCATTTAAAATTTGTCCACCTAACATGAGAGGTATTGCTCATATTACATGTACATTTTGCATTACCAGATTGAAATATGGTATTGGGCTTTGGACTTCTAGTGAACTTGAATCTTCCTAGTTTTCTGCAATATTGCATTTCGGTCCTTTAATATTGCCAAAAAGTATGGGACAATGAGAGTATGGTGGGCTAACAACAAATATGACACATTTCCATCCTTTGGGTTTTAAGTGTCAAGCATCATCTGCATGTACATGAAGATACACATGCCATTGCACTCTGCGCAAAGGTGGACAACTGATTGCTTTAAACATCGTTTATGCAGGTTCCCATGTTCACAGCATCTGGTTTACGTGTTCGATTCCTGAAGGTAATTTTTCTGGTTTGTCAGAATGTCATACATGTTTACAGAATGCAGCATTTACGTTATTTAAAGTTCTACTTAACATTTTCTGCAGGTATGGGAAAAGAGTGGCTACAACACTGTTGAGTGGGTCCGATATATTACCAAGGCCGGTTCTTATGAGATTAGGTGCTAGATGCTGGAAAATGATGTAAGGTTTTTGATGACTTAAAATGGTTGAGATTGAAATATTGTCAGCCTGTTGTGAAGGATTTGATTGGTGGCTTTTTAATAATGTGTTTCTTTTATGAAGTGTCTCATTTTTTTCCTGTaacatatactatatagtaagaAAATGGCTTTGTTAGTATGTGAATTAAATGGTATTGTGACTATCTTGGTTTGCCATTTTACCTTggttgtttttgcagatgagatgagttgagaataaagttaaataaaatcttgttagaatatatatttttaatattatttttgtttcgagatttgaaaaagttgaattgtttattttattttgtgtaagaatttagaaaaattgtaatgatgagatgtgatgaattgagatgaactGAAAAAAACAAACTAAGTGCTTTGACTGATACCAAACACAAGTACCTTGAAAGAGTAAAAGACTAAACACAACTTTTGTGACAAAAGAACCCAGTCTCTGGTTTACGCACCATGGGTGATGCATGCGCGGTACGAGTCTACGTGACAATTTTATTATCTTGCTAATGGAGCCTAACGGCAACGACCACATCTGCATGTTCCTTCCCAGCAACTTCAAGTGCTGGTTCTACTTCACACTTGGGGCCCAACTCGTTTCATCCAAAGCTAGTActgaaaaatacattaaaaatccAACAGTTTCAGAAGTCTTTGGCCATATGTCACAATATTGTGATtgtaatggaaaaaaaaagaaggtagcAAATTGTAAACTTGGGTTCCAGGGTTAATAACCCGGTACCTAGACTGGGTGTACTCGGGTTTTGCAACCTGGGTTCCAGCCTGAATTTGTTCCGGACAAGAACTCAGAATCGGAATTCGATTTTCCGGGTTCCAAACTTGGCCAGGAAAAAATCCGGTCTGGATGaataattttgtgtattttttttattcttactaaaataattaagttattctattcatcattcatacattacatatttggtaaggaaaaagaaataaaaaaattatatgtgatgtatagtgtaagaatgatgagtagaatttttatttgtctaaattatatttaaaaatgaagtgATGCATAAGGACCTAAAACTTACCCCAGAAAGAAGTCAATGGAAAATGTGAAAGCAGGTACAATTGTAATCATCTCTCAAGTGTAAAATGAAAAGTTCCTTCCAACTACACCCCAATTTGGCAATTTGTAATGATCTCTCAAACTATCAATTGGGCAATCTCactaaattatgaaaattacaaaacatCCCACTTTCCCTTAAAATGACAATTATTCTTTAAAACtctaatacaaatataaaatccctaataaattaagatataataattttataaaatataatattctttttttaaaaaaaattaaaatttccaaatttcaatttttaatattttaaccaTTATGACTTTTCTCAAACTATCTTGTTGATGTCGAAAAATAGCAGAATGGGCCAGAGGAGAGAAATATTAATTCTCGACCCACAATGGTGGAGACCTTTTATCTAGAGCCCTCATCGTCaagttgaagaagctgaagTTGAAGTCGTCTACCCCCTCGTTTGGTCTAATCTCCCTTTTTATCCTCTGCCCATCCTTGCTTTACGTCCCCTCCTTCCCTCTCTTTATATCACATCCCACGTTCCCCCTGACACACGTTATTTTCCCAAGCCTTTTGTCctcttctctcttcccttttGATGAGATCCCTTCTTGGGGTTGGGCTTGGTAGATCGTATTGGGCTTGAGATATTTTATCCTCTTCAGTTTGTTAATACCAAAAAATAGTACAACGGGCCAGAaggagagaaagagtcattctgACTCACGATGGAGATACAGGTCTCGATTGGTGTGATTTAGAGTCCCCACCGGCAGTCTGATGTGGTTGTGGTTGTACGACATCCCTAGTATATCCATAGCATTGAATAAGAGAtaaatgcaagaaaaataaaagagatggaGACACATATTTTCATTGTTTGACACTAGGCCTACATCTACGAGTCGTTTGGAGGGAAAACTCATTAGAATATGATAgatttacagtctctcatgttCTTGTATCCTTGCTATATAATGGAAATCAAAGATCTATTTTCTTGTAGAGATATTCTCTTTGAGCTCTCGTCGtcaggttgaagaagctgaagcTGAGTTGATGGACCCGCCTGTTGACCTGTCATGAGGGCGGTCGAGTAGTCGAGTGGCTGGACTCGCCTGTTGACTCTTAACGAGGTATGAGTTGGCTTTGAGCTCGTTTGTATGAATGTTTATAGTTAGCAAAGAGTGCCTATCCTTTCgacgtttttgttttttatggtgTTAATAGATTTTCGCCCCTTGATTTGAATTGTTGTTGGCGTTTCCATTTTATTATTGATGCtagagtttgtttgtagtaacTCGAACTAGTGTTCAGGGAGCCCGTCAACCCTCTAGATCCCCCATAGGTAGTTGCTGAGTCCATCAACTCATTCCTGAAGGCTTTTTCCCGGAGGTAACCTGCTGGCAGCAGTTATGGCATGAGTGTAAACACTCGGTGTTTATTGGAGAAAATGTTATGTCGGTATTGTTGTCTAGGGGAGGGAGGTCGGGCAGTCTAAATGCTGGAGTCGCCGTGAGGGAGGTTGGGCAGTCGAATGGCTAGACCTACCTGTTGACTCTCAACGAGAAATGAATAAGGCTGGGTAGTTGAAAGGCTGAACCCGCCGTGATTTTGCCGTGAGGGAGGTCGGGCAGTCGAAT
It contains:
- the LOC121234049 gene encoding AP-2 complex subunit mu-like, producing MPVAASAIYFLNLRGDVLINRLYRDDVGGNMVDAFRVHIMQTKELGTCPVRQIGGCSFFYMRISNVYIVIVVSSNANVACAFKFVVEAVSLFKSYFGGAFDEDAIRNNFVLIYELLDEIMDFGYPQNLSPEILKLYITQEGVRSPFSSKPTDKPVPNATLQVTGAVGWRREGLVYKKNEVFLDIVESVNLLMSSKGSVLRCDVTGKILMKCFLSGMPDLKLGLNDKIGLEKESQLKSRPTKSGKTIELDDVTFHQCVNLTRFNSEKTVSFVPPDGEFELMKYRITEGVNLPFRVLPTIKELGRTRMEVNVKVKSVFGAKMFALGVVIKIPVPKQTAKTSFQVTSGRAKYNAAIDCLVWKIRKFPGQTEPTMSAEVELISTIAEKKSWTRPPIQMEFQVPMFTASGLRVRFLKVWEKSGYNTVEWVRYITKAGSYEIRC